The region GGCTGATCCACCAGGGACCGCCGTCGGCCATCATGCAGCCGGACGTGTTGAGGGATATCTATGAAATCGATATCCGGATCGAGGAGATCGACGGAAACCGGATCGGCGTCTATTTCGCCTAGCCGTTGAAGCCGGGAACTTCCGGCAGCAGCGCGATGAAAAGGAGAAGACCCCATGGGAAAACGATGGCAAAAAGCGCCCAGTAATTCGTTTCTGTTTCCATTGCTTCCCCCTGACTCGCGGCGCGGCAACCTGCCACGTGGATCTGGTCGCACGGATTTGCCGGAGTGGCGCCGATCACAAACTACCGGTTATTTGCCGAAAAGCTTATTCCAACAATCCCCTGCAGCTTCCGCGACACTATCCGCTGCCTTGCGTGCAGCCTTGCCTGCGTCTGATTTCATGAGGTCCGACTCCATGAAATCATCCACCCCGGTCATGGCTAGGTCTGCCAGAGCATCCTTAACTGATTTGCCGCCCAGGAAATCGAATTCGACCGAGGTGACAACCGAGATGCCGATGCCGATAGCGGCGCCTGCTACGGTCCCCACCGGTCCGCCTATTGCTGTCCCGATCATTGCGCCGGTCCCTGCCGCGGCCAGGTCGATTCCCACCTTGGTGCCGCCTTTTACGGCACCCATCGCGTCCGCGCGTTTGTCCAGTTCATCAGGGTCCATGCCGGGATTCCGTTATCCCGTAATGCCTAAGACTGCTGCACCCTAAGGTACAAGAAATGGAACATTGCGCCCATGGGGAGAACTACCCATGGACGGCGGGGGCCGGCGGAAAACAAAGCGGGTCCGAAGTGCGTTGCGGACGCAGTCAATATGGTTCGGCCCCGTTGCGCCCTGCCGGAGGGTTCTCCTACGTTGAGAGACCCACATACCGGTCTCTAGGGAAGGACTTGCCATGGAGCCCAAACTGCGCGTAGCTGTCCGGCTTGATCTGGACGCGCGTCAGGCGTGCCTTGAGGTGCATGGGCGGGTCACCGAGCAGAACTGCAGGGTCCTGTACGTGCTGGCCAGACGTGCCAACGCTGCCCTTCCCGGCCTGTTCGTGGTTTTGGACCTTCAGAAAGCGACCGCAACGGATGGAGCGCTGGCGGCACTGTCGCACAGCTCGGAGACGGGTGCGCTGCCGCTGCTGACCGGCGGGCCGGTGCAGGAAACGTTTGCTCCGCGCCAGTTAAGCATTCTCACCCCCGCTGCCTAGCCCCGCCGGTTACCGACCGCCTCCACTGCCACGCAGGGCAGCTTCTTCCCTGCGCCGACGCCGTGCGGCCCTCTTTTCCTCTCGGATCCACTGCGGCTGCAGGAAGGGCGGCATCCAGAAGCTGCCCAGGAGCCCCAAAAAACCAGCGATGAACATCAGAAGGATCAAGAACATGGTCACCAGCGCGTTGAGGCCGCCGTCCATGGCGAACTGCGTCAGCGGCATCAGGATAAAAGCCGCACCAAGGTAGGTCGTGGCAAGCGCCGGTTCCCCGGACATCACAATGTTGAGACCGGTCCGGTAGTGGCGGAACCTGCCGTTGTAAACGAGCAGACCGCAAACCATAAGAATGATGCCCATTGGAATCAGGATCAATGCCACGAGAGTATTGGCGCTCATATATTCGGCACCCACTCGATGTGTTTTAACGGCAGTGAGGCACAAGTACGCACGCGAGTCAGCCTAAGGTATTCCGCTGTCCTGCCTGACCAGCCGCTTCCGCGAGCCGCCCTACGGCCTCGGTCAGCACCTCCGGGGAGCAGGCGAAGTTCAACCGGACAAATCCGGCGCCCTGCTGGCCGAACCGCGGCCCCGGTTCCAGCGCCACCCGCGCCCGTTGCAGGGCCACCGCCGCGGGATCGTCGCCCCAGCCAAGGGCCCGGAAATCCAGCCAGGCGAGGTAGCCGGCCGAGGGTGGACGGTACCCCGCGCCCGGCAGATGCTCCGCCAGGAGCTCAGCCAGCAGGCGCCGGTTGGCAGCCAAAGACTCCATCACCCCGGCGAGCCAGGGACCGCCGTCGTTATAGGCCGCCGCCGTGGCATGCAGGCCGAGGATGCTGGTGCGCGCGGAGACTTCCTCGGGCATGGACGCCAGCATCAGCCGGGTCCGGTCGCTTTGGCCGATCATCACCGCGCACTTGGTACCGGCGATATTCCACGCCTTGCTGGCGGCGGTCACGCAGAGGCCGTATTCCCGCGCGTTCTCCGAGACGGTGAGGTAGGGAGTGAAGTCCCCCGGTTCGTACGTCAGCGGTGCGTGGATCTCGTCGCTGATCACGGCCACGCCGTATTTCACGGACAGGTCCGCGAGCGCCCGCAGGGTGCCGGCAGAGTGGACCAGGCCCAGCGGATTATGCGGGTTGCACAGCAGCAAGGCGTCAGCACCGCGGGCAAAGGCCCGCTCAATGCCGGCCAGGTCCAATTCCCAGCCCTCACCGTCGAACAGGAGCGGTACCTCCACCACCGTGGAGTCCGCTTCCAGCGGCAGCTCGTAGAAGGGCGGATAGACCGGCGGTGTTATGACCACGCTCCCATCCACGGGTACTGCCTGCCGCAGGCATTCCACAATGGCCACGCTCACGTCCGTGGTGCATCGCACGTCATCCGGGTCCACTGCCCAGGCCCAGGTCCGCGCGGCAAACCCCGTGAAGGCCTGCGCCACCGGCTGAGGCCCGGCGATATACCCGGTGTCCGAGGCCAGCACCCGGTCGATGATGGCCTGCTGCACCGGTTCCGCCAGCGGATAGTCCATTTCCGCCACGAACAGCGGCAGCACGTCCGCCGGATAGGTCTGCCATTTGTAGCTGGTGCGGGCCCGCAGGGCGGCCAGCGGCTCGGCGGCGATCTTCGTCATGCCGCCCAACCTACAGCTAACGTGCCCGCCGGCAGAACAACTAGGCTGGAGGGCATGCCCGATACTTCCCTTGCCCATGTTCTGACCCCCGAGGGATGGCAGCTGCTGAACTCGCTTCCCCCCTATCTCGAATCCGAGTCCCTGAAGCTGAACACGGACCTGCGCAAGGCCGGGCATTCCCCCGAGCTGGTGGCCGCTGTGCTGACGCAGGCAAAACTGCGGATGAAGGCCCGCGGTAAGTTCGGCCCGTTCGCCGAGCACATGGTCTTCACCGCCCCCGGCCTGGAGCAGGCCACCCGGCTGAACGTGGCCGCCCTGCATGCCCGCCGCTACCAGGAGGCGGGGTTGGAGAAGGTGGCGGACCTCGGCTGCGGAATCGGCGCCGATTCCCTCGCCCTGGCCACCCTGGACCGGCAGGTGACCGCCGTCGAACTGGATGAGATCACCGCTGCGGCAGCCACCATCAACCTCATGCCCTGGCCGGAAGCAACGGTGGTCCAGGGCCGTGCCGAGGACTTCGACCTGACCGGGTTCGACGGCGTGTGGCTGGATCCGGCACGCCGGACCACGTCGACGTCGGGCACCACCCGCATCTTCGACCCGGAGGCCTTCTCCCCTCCCCTGTCCTTCGTGGAGTCCCTGGCGGATGCCGGCCTGCCCGTCGGCGTGAAGATGGGCCCGGGCATCCCGCACGAGGCCCTGCCGGCCAACTGCGAGGCACAGTGGGTGTCCGTGGACGGAGATGTCACCGAGGCCACCCTGTGGTTCAACGCGCTGCGCCGCGAGGGAGTCCGGCGTGCCGCCCTGGTGATCGGTTCCGGCGGCGCTGCGGAGCTGACCTCCCCGGTGGACTACGACGCCGGTGCCCAGGACGTGGCCATGGGGCCTGCCGAGGGCTACCTGTATGAACCCGACGGCGCCGTAATCCGTGCCGGGCTGGTGGCCGACGTCGCTGCCACCCTGGACGGACATCTCCTGGATCCGCACATTGCCTACATCTGCGCGCCGGAACTGCGCGATACTCCCTTCGCCCGCGCCTACCGGATCCAAGACGTCCGCCCGTACAACATCAGGGCGCTGAAGGCCTGGGTCCGGGAAAACCGCATCGGTGTCCTGGACATCAAGAAGCGCGGCATGTCCGTGACGCCGGAAGAGGTCCGCAAGGCCCTGCTCACGGGCTCCGGCAAAGGTCCGAACAAAGCCACGCTGGTCCTCACCCGGATCGGCGAGGACCGCGTGGCCCTGGTGGTGGAACCGGTTCCGGCTGCCTAGGCGTGCGGGCGGCCGCACCGGAAAGCGCGTCAGGAACGGGAGAACTCGCTGGCTTCACGGACCTGCTCCGGTGTCGGCCGGACGCCGGTGTACAGCACGAACTGCTCCTCCGCCTGGATGGCAATGACCTCCGCCCCGGTGATCACCGGTTTCCCGGCCGCTCGGGCGGCAGCGATCAGCGGGGTTTCCGCGGGCAGCGCCACGACGTCGAACACCACCCGGGCGGCAGCCACGGCGTCATCGTCGAAGGACTGAACGTCCTCGTCCTGCCCGGACATGCCCAGCGGGGTGACGTTGATGAGCAGGTCCGCCGTGGACGTGCCGGGCTCCGACCGCCAGGCGAAGTCGTAAAGATCGGCCAGCGCACGGCCGGCGGCTTCGTTGCGGGCAACCACTGTGACGTCGGAGAACCCCGCGTCCCGCAGCGCTGCGGCCACTGCCTTGGCCATGCCGCCGGATCCGCGCAGCAGCACCGAGTGCGTGGCCGGAACGCGGTGGTCCCGCAGCAGCCTGGCGATGGCCAGGTAGTCGGTGTTGTAGGCGGTGAGCACGCCGTCGTCGTTGACTATCGTGTTCACGGAATCGATGGCCTTCGCGGAGGGGTCCATCCGGTCCACGAGCGCAATCACGTCCTCCTTGTACGGCATGGACACGGCGCAGCCGCGGATGGGCAGCCCGCGCACCCCGGCAATGGCCTGTGCCAGGTCAGCGGGGGCGAACGCCTTGTACACGTAGTTCAGGCCCAGCTGGTCATAAAGGTAGTTGTGGAACCGCGTACCGATGTTGCTGGGACGTGCGGCCAGGGAAATGCACAGGGTCATGTCTTTGTTCAGGATCGGCATCCCCCCATTATGTCCGCGCCGGCCGCTGGCTTCGATTTCCCGGCGTGTTCGGGCCCTGGGCCCGAAGCAGGCGCCTGCGGCTATAGGATTGGTACGGTTCTCAACGCAATGATGCGGGTCCGGGTACTTCAGTGGTAACGCATAAAGCAGGAGACAGTTTGGAAATCGAGTTCGCCAAGTCGGCCCAGTCAACATTGGGAGTCGAGTGGGAACTGGCCCTTGTGGACGGCACCACCGGAGATCTGGTCTCCGTGGCGGATGAGGTGCTGCGCGGCGTGAACGTCAACGACCCCGCACTGCATGTTGATGACGAGCACCCGCACATCAAGCAGGAACTGCTGGAAAACACCGTTGAACTGGTGACCGGAATCTGCAGCACCGTCGCCGAGGCCAAGGCCGATCTTGCCCGTTCCCTCGCAGCGGTCCGGCAGGTAACCGATCCCATGGGCGTTGAACTGTTCTGCGCAGGGTCCCACCCGTTCAGCACACCGCGTTCACAGCCGGTCACGGACAAGGAACGCTACGCCAAACTCATTGACCGGACCCAGTGGTGGGGCCAGCAGATGCTCATTTACGGGGTCCACGTCCATGTGGGACTGGACAGCCGGGACAAGGTGCTGCCCGTCCTGGACGGACTGGTGAACTACTTCCCGCATTTCCAGGCCCTGTCCGCGTCCTCCCCGTTCTGGTCCGGGGACGATACCGGCTACGCCTCCCAGCGCGCCCTGATGTTCCAGCAGCTGCCCACCGCCGGCCTGCCGTTCCAGTTCGGTTCCTGGACCGAGTATGAATCCTATGTACAGGACATGTTCACCACCGGCGTCATCGATTCGATCAGTGAAATCCGGTGGGACATCCGGCCCGTTCCGGGTCTGGGCACCATTGAAATGCGGGTCTGCGACGGCTTGGCGGATATCCAGGACGTGGGTGCCATCGCCGCACTCACCCAGTGCCTGGTGCACGAGTTCTCCTCGATCATCGACGCCGGCGGCACCATCCCCACCATGCCGCCCTGGCACGTCCAGGAAAACAAGTGGCGTGCGGCCCGCTACGGCCTGGAAGCCATCGTGATCCTCGATGCCGAGGGCAACGAAAAGCTGGTCACCGACCACCTGCTCGAGGATGTCCTGCCCCGGCTGGCACCGATCGCTGCCGAACTGGGCTGCAGCGCCGAGCTGGCCGACGTCCGGACCATCATTGAGCGCGGCGCCGGGTACCAGCAGCAGCGCCGGGTGGCGGAGGAGAACGACGGCGACCTGCGCGCCGTCGTCTTCGACGGAATCCGCCGGCTGCGCGGAGCCTAAGCCGCACGCACGAGAAGGGCCCCGGCGGTATTCCGCCGGGGCCCTTCTGCGTTGTGCCGGAGCCAGCAGCCGTGCGGTCCTAGGCCCGGGCCGCTGCCACGTGGACGCTGGTGACCGGCAGTGACGGGTCCGTGCCGAAGCCGATCCCCGAGGGTTCGCCGCCTGCCATAACCACCTGCGCGCCCAGCGCGGCCACCATGGCGCCGTTGTCGGTGCACAGGGAGATCGGCGGGACCCGCAGTTTGATGCCCGCCGCGGCGCAGCGCTCCTCGGTCAAGGCGCGCAGCCGCGAGTTGGCTGCCACTCCCCCGCCCAGGAGCAGGTTGGTAATACCGTGCTCCGTGCAGGCCAGCACCGCCTTGGCCGTAATCACGTCCACCACGGCTTCCTGGAAGGACGCAGCGATGTCCGCCACCGGAAGGTCCTGGCCGGCTGCCTCATACTGCTCCACGCAGCGGGCCACGGCCGTCTTGAGTCCGGAGAAGGACCAGTCGTAGCGGTGCGGTCCCGGCACTTCGGCGGTGCCCATGTACTTGGGCTGGGTCAGGCCGCGCGGGAAGCGGATGGCTTTCGGGTTGCCTTCCCTCGCCAGCCGGTCGATGGCCGGTCCGCCGGGGTAGCCCAGCCCGAGGATGCGTGCCACCTTGTCGTAGGCCTCACCCGCGGCGTCGTCGATGGTGGAGCCGAGCAGCTCCACGTCGCTCGTGAGGTCGGCTACGCGCAGGATCTCGGTATGCCCGCCGGAGACCAGCAGCGCCCCGAGGTTTTCCGGCAGGGCGCCGCCGTCGAGCACGCCCACGCCCACGTGCGCCACCAGGTGGTTGATGGCGTAGAGCGGCTTGCCCGTGGCCAGGGCCAGTGCCTTCGCGGCGCTGACCCCCACCATCAATGCCCCCGAGAGGCCCGGGCCGGAGGTGACGGCAATGGCGTCGAGGTCGGCGAGCGTCACGCCCGCTTCGGCCAGGGCCGCCTGCAGCGCCGGGACCATTGCGTCCAGGTGCGCCCGGGAGGCGATCTCGGGAATGACGCCGCCGAACCGCACGTGTTCCTCCATCGAGGAGGAAACCGTGTTGGTCAGCAGGTCGGTCCCCCGAACGATTCCGATTCCGGTTTCGTCGCAGGAGGATTCGATGCCAAGCACCAAAGGGTCGGTGCGGTTCATTTACTGTCCTT is a window of Arthrobacter sp. zg-Y1171 DNA encoding:
- a CDS encoding shikimate 5-dehydrogenase, whose product is MPILNKDMTLCISLAARPSNIGTRFHNYLYDQLGLNYVYKAFAPADLAQAIAGVRGLPIRGCAVSMPYKEDVIALVDRMDPSAKAIDSVNTIVNDDGVLTAYNTDYLAIARLLRDHRVPATHSVLLRGSGGMAKAVAAALRDAGFSDVTVVARNEAAGRALADLYDFAWRSEPGTSTADLLINVTPLGMSGQDEDVQSFDDDAVAAARVVFDVVALPAETPLIAAARAAGKPVITGAEVIAIQAEEQFVLYTGVRPTPEQVREASEFSRS
- a CDS encoding MalY/PatB family protein, producing MTKIAAEPLAALRARTSYKWQTYPADVLPLFVAEMDYPLAEPVQQAIIDRVLASDTGYIAGPQPVAQAFTGFAARTWAWAVDPDDVRCTTDVSVAIVECLRQAVPVDGSVVITPPVYPPFYELPLEADSTVVEVPLLFDGEGWELDLAGIERAFARGADALLLCNPHNPLGLVHSAGTLRALADLSVKYGVAVISDEIHAPLTYEPGDFTPYLTVSENAREYGLCVTAASKAWNIAGTKCAVMIGQSDRTRLMLASMPEEVSARTSILGLHATAAAYNDGGPWLAGVMESLAANRRLLAELLAEHLPGAGYRPPSAGYLAWLDFRALGWGDDPAAVALQRARVALEPGPRFGQQGAGFVRLNFACSPEVLTEAVGRLAEAAGQAGQRNTLG
- a CDS encoding DUF3482 domain-containing protein — its product is MDPDELDKRADAMGAVKGGTKVGIDLAAAGTGAMIGTAIGGPVGTVAGAAIGIGISVVTSVEFDFLGGKSVKDALADLAMTGVDDFMESDLMKSDAGKAARKAADSVAEAAGDCWNKLFGK
- a CDS encoding THUMP-like domain-containing protein, with the protein product MPDTSLAHVLTPEGWQLLNSLPPYLESESLKLNTDLRKAGHSPELVAAVLTQAKLRMKARGKFGPFAEHMVFTAPGLEQATRLNVAALHARRYQEAGLEKVADLGCGIGADSLALATLDRQVTAVELDEITAAAATINLMPWPEATVVQGRAEDFDLTGFDGVWLDPARRTTSTSGTTRIFDPEAFSPPLSFVESLADAGLPVGVKMGPGIPHEALPANCEAQWVSVDGDVTEATLWFNALRREGVRRAALVIGSGGAAELTSPVDYDAGAQDVAMGPAEGYLYEPDGAVIRAGLVADVAATLDGHLLDPHIAYICAPELRDTPFARAYRIQDVRPYNIRALKAWVRENRIGVLDIKKRGMSVTPEEVRKALLTGSGKGPNKATLVLTRIGEDRVALVVEPVPAA
- the tsaD gene encoding tRNA (adenosine(37)-N6)-threonylcarbamoyltransferase complex transferase subunit TsaD gives rise to the protein MNRTDPLVLGIESSCDETGIGIVRGTDLLTNTVSSSMEEHVRFGGVIPEIASRAHLDAMVPALQAALAEAGVTLADLDAIAVTSGPGLSGALMVGVSAAKALALATGKPLYAINHLVAHVGVGVLDGGALPENLGALLVSGGHTEILRVADLTSDVELLGSTIDDAAGEAYDKVARILGLGYPGGPAIDRLAREGNPKAIRFPRGLTQPKYMGTAEVPGPHRYDWSFSGLKTAVARCVEQYEAAGQDLPVADIAASFQEAVVDVITAKAVLACTEHGITNLLLGGGVAANSRLRALTEERCAAAGIKLRVPPISLCTDNGAMVAALGAQVVMAGGEPSGIGFGTDPSLPVTSVHVAAARA
- a CDS encoding glutamate--cysteine ligase, with the protein product MEIEFAKSAQSTLGVEWELALVDGTTGDLVSVADEVLRGVNVNDPALHVDDEHPHIKQELLENTVELVTGICSTVAEAKADLARSLAAVRQVTDPMGVELFCAGSHPFSTPRSQPVTDKERYAKLIDRTQWWGQQMLIYGVHVHVGLDSRDKVLPVLDGLVNYFPHFQALSASSPFWSGDDTGYASQRALMFQQLPTAGLPFQFGSWTEYESYVQDMFTTGVIDSISEIRWDIRPVPGLGTIEMRVCDGLADIQDVGAIAALTQCLVHEFSSIIDAGGTIPTMPPWHVQENKWRAARYGLEAIVILDAEGNEKLVTDHLLEDVLPRLAPIAAELGCSAELADVRTIIERGAGYQQQRRVAEENDGDLRAVVFDGIRRLRGA